In Silene latifolia isolate original U9 population chromosome X, ASM4854445v1, whole genome shotgun sequence, the following proteins share a genomic window:
- the LOC141617593 gene encoding uncharacterized protein LOC141617593: MFCVDVKDITAQSIHVEVTDRGRGCTYWMTVVYGFNQAADRDSLWGKLRAYASLIKGPWLVCGDFNAIMANDERIGGASITSAEIRPMVNAMFDCNLYDMKGDGTFFTWNNKHESGDKIYSRIDCVFINDSWLDSFPDSCATFLPEGLFDHCPCLINLYVVVDRKKAPFKYFNMWSMAEGFKDVVINSWGMETKGNPMYQLISKLKGVKQGLRKLNTEQFSDIENLTKIAELSLHHFQKELRADPLNDELCTAERLCA, translated from the coding sequence ATGTTTTGTGTGGATGTCAAAGATATTACAGCTCAAAGTATTCATGTTGAGGTCACTGATAGAGGCAGAGGTTGTACTTACTGGATGACTGTGGTCTATGGCTTCAATCAAGCTGCTGATAGGGATAGTCTTTGGGGTAAGTTAAGGGCCTATGCTTCTCTGATTAAGGGTCCTTGGTTAGTTTGTGGAGATTTTAATGCCATTATGGCTAATGATGAAAGAATAGGAGGAGCTAGTATTACCAGTGCTGAGATAAGGCCCATGGTAAATGCTATGTTTGACTGTAATTTGTATGATATGAAGGGGGATGGCACTTTTTTTACCTGGAACAACAAACATGAGAGTGGGGATAAAATTTACAGCAGGATTGATTGTGTCTTTATTAATGATTCCTGGCTTGATTCTTTCCCTGATAGTTGTGCTACCTTCCTACCTGAGGGCCTCTTTGATCACTGCCCATGCTTAATCAACTTGTATGTGGTGGTGGACAGGAAGAAGGCTCCATTtaagtactttaatatgtggtCTATGGCTGAGGGGTTTAAGGATGTGGTGATTAATAGTTGGGGGATGGAAACTAAGGGTAATCCTATGTACCAATTGATCTCCAAATTGAAAGGGGTGAAACAAGGGCTTAGAAAGTTGAACACTGAGCAGTTTAGTGATATTGAAAATTTAACCAAGATTGCTGAACTGTCCCTTCATCACTTTCAGAAAGAATTGAGAGCTGACCCTTTGAATGATGAGTTATGTACTGCTGAAAGATTGTGTGCATAA